One part of the Rutidosis leptorrhynchoides isolate AG116_Rl617_1_P2 chromosome 1, CSIRO_AGI_Rlap_v1, whole genome shotgun sequence genome encodes these proteins:
- the LOC139879011 gene encoding ATP-dependent 6-phosphofructokinase 7-like has product MHSISNNNSSIKLSSDNTKNNRNRNKPKVKLTPRIPIMGPPPASAKALSQPKVFTGDHGYVLEDVPHLIDYIPNLPTYPNPLQDNPAYAVVKQYFVDMDDTVAQKVVVHADSPRGTHFRRAGPRQKVYFKSDDVHACIVTCGGLCPGLNTVIREIVASLHDMYGVTRIEGIEGGYRGFYSRNTIPLTPKVVNGIHKRGGTIIGTSRGGYDNTKIVNSIEDRGINQVYIIGGDGTQKGASAIYEEVRRRGLKVSVVGIPKTIDNDIPVIDKSFGFDTAVEEAQRAINAAHVESESNENCIGLVKLMGRNSGFIAMYATLASRDVDCCLIPESPFYLEGPGGLFEYIEKRIKEEGHMVIVVAEGAGQDLVAESLTSDKDASGNKLLSDVGLWLSQKIKDHFKKQTDMEINLKYIDPTYMIRAVPSNASDNVYSTLLAQSAVHGAMAGYTGFTVGPVHGRECYLPFYRITEKQNKVVITDRMWARMLSSTNQPSFLNTKDIIESIMDEAPPTQLLDDQVADNGVVTKEATVC; this is encoded by the exons ATGCATTCTATATCTAACAACAATTCTTCAATCAAGTTAAGCAGTGATAATACTAAGAACAATCGTAACCGGAATAAGCCTAAAGTTAAGTTAACGCCTCGAATTCCGATCATGGGTCCACCGCCGGCTTCGGCAAAGGCGTTATCTCAGCCGAAAGTTTTCACCGGCGACCATGGCTATGTTCTTGAAGATGTTCCTCATTTGATTGATTACATCCCCAATCTTCCA ACTTATCCTAATCCACTGCAAGATAATCCTGCATATGCGGTCGTTAA GCAATATTTTGTTGATATGGATGACACTGTTGCTCAAAAG GTTGTTGTTCATGCCGATAGTCCTAGAGGCACACATTTTCGACGTGCTGGACCGCGCCAAAAG GTGTACTTTAAGTCAGACGATGTTCACGCTTGTATCGTGACATGTGGCGGACTATGTCCCGGTCTCAACACTGTAATCCGGGAAATAGTTGCTAGTTTACATGATATGTACGGTGTTACAAGAATCGAAGGGATCGAA GGAGGATACAGGGGGTTCTACTCTCGAAATACAATACCGTTAACACCGAAAGTGGTTAACGGTATACATAAACGCGGTGGCACCATAATCGGGACGTCACGAGGTGGCTATGATAACACTAAGATTGTCAACAGTATTGAAGATCGGGGAATCAATCAG GTATATATAATTGGAGGAGATGGAACACAAAAAGGGGCATCTGCTATTTATGAAGAAGTTAGAAGGCGGGGTCTTAAAGTGTCTGTTGTCGGGATACCAAAGACCATTGATAATGACATCCCG GTGATTGATAAATCATTTGGATTTGATACTGCTGTTGAGGAGGCTCAACGTGCTATTAATGCAGCACACGTTGAGTCTGAGAGTAACGAAAACTGTATCGGTCTTGTTAAGTTAATGGGACGAAATAGTG GATTTATTGCAATGTATGCGACACTTGCGAGTCgagatgttgattgttgtttgattCCCGAGTCACCTTTCTATCTAGAAGGACCAGGGGGTCTTTTTGAATATATAGAAAAAAGAATAAAAGAGGAAGGGCATATGGTAATTGTTGTAGCTGAAGGTGCGGGCCAGGATCTTGTTGCCGAAAGCTTAACCAGCGACAAAGATGCCTCCGGTAACAAGCTTTTGAGCGATGTTGGCTTGTGGTTATCTCAAAAGATCAAG GATCATTTCAAAAAACAAACAGATATGGAGATCAACCTGAAATACATAG ATCCTACATACATGATTCGAGCCGTTCCAAGCAACGCATCAGATAATGTTTACAGTACACTTCTTGCTCAAAGTGCTGTTCATGGAGCCATGGCTGGATACACCGGCTTCACCGTGGGCCCTGTCCATGGCAGAGAATGTTACTTACCATTTTAT AGAATAACAGAGAAGCAAAACAAGGTGGTGATAACTGATAGGATGTGGGCAAGAATGTTATCTTCAACAAACCAACCGAGTTTTTTGAATACTAAAGATATCATTGAGTCGATTATGGATGAAGCGCCACCAACTCAGTTACTTGATGACCAGGTGGCGGATAACGGTGTAGTAACCAAAGAAGCGACCGTTTGCTGA